A part of Aquibium oceanicum genomic DNA contains:
- a CDS encoding aldehyde dehydrogenase family protein — protein MTMPLHHDRLGPEARSFLRNDLDMLIDGKWVPARSGKVFDTYDPGTGRVIARVAEGDAADVDLAVKAARRAFEEGPWSRMSPSDRGRAIWKLADLIEQNADEFAELEVLNNGKPLSIARNSDVAMSADMFRYMAGWATKISGETLSISTPGNYHCFTVREPIGVVGQIIPWNAPLVMLAWKVAPALAAGCTIVLKPAEQTPVTALRFGRLIEEAGIPAGVVNIVTGFGPTAGAAIAAHEGIDKVAFTGSSEIGRIIVKAAAGNLKKVSLELGGKSPAIVFPDADLSVAVPGVAQGIFANSGQVCTAGSRLFAHKRVFDRVVEGIAERAGSIRVGHGFSEGVQMGPVISPVQHDRVMDYIRQGQAAGASVAAGGTRIGNEGNFIAPTILTGTTPDMAVVREEIFGPVLCAMSFDDDDLDRIAKQANDSAFGLAGSVWTRDVSIAHKMVRRIRAGRIGVNTHGSTDAAIPTGGFKQSGWGREKGHEGLNLYTETKSVIMAL, from the coding sequence ATGACCATGCCTCTGCATCATGACCGCCTTGGGCCCGAGGCTCGGTCGTTCCTGCGGAACGATCTCGACATGCTGATCGACGGCAAATGGGTGCCGGCGCGGTCGGGCAAGGTGTTCGACACCTACGACCCCGGCACCGGACGCGTCATTGCGCGGGTCGCCGAGGGCGACGCGGCCGATGTGGACCTTGCCGTGAAGGCCGCCCGCAGGGCCTTCGAGGAAGGCCCCTGGAGCCGCATGTCGCCGAGCGATCGCGGCCGCGCCATCTGGAAGCTGGCCGATCTGATCGAGCAGAACGCCGACGAGTTCGCCGAACTGGAGGTTCTGAACAACGGCAAGCCGCTGTCGATCGCCCGCAACTCCGACGTGGCCATGAGCGCCGACATGTTCCGCTACATGGCCGGCTGGGCGACGAAGATTTCGGGAGAGACCCTCTCCATCTCGACGCCGGGAAACTATCACTGCTTCACCGTGCGCGAACCGATAGGCGTCGTCGGGCAGATCATTCCCTGGAATGCGCCGCTGGTGATGCTGGCCTGGAAGGTGGCTCCCGCACTGGCCGCGGGTTGCACGATCGTGCTCAAGCCGGCTGAGCAGACGCCGGTGACCGCCCTGCGCTTCGGTCGGCTGATCGAGGAAGCGGGGATTCCCGCCGGCGTGGTCAATATCGTGACGGGCTTCGGGCCGACGGCAGGTGCTGCGATTGCCGCCCATGAGGGGATCGACAAGGTGGCCTTCACCGGCTCCAGCGAGATCGGTCGCATCATCGTCAAGGCCGCCGCAGGCAACCTGAAGAAGGTTTCGCTCGAACTTGGCGGCAAGTCGCCCGCCATCGTCTTCCCGGACGCCGATCTCTCGGTCGCCGTCCCCGGCGTTGCGCAGGGAATATTCGCCAACAGCGGACAGGTGTGCACGGCCGGATCGCGGCTGTTTGCCCACAAGCGGGTGTTCGACCGTGTGGTGGAGGGCATCGCGGAGCGGGCCGGATCGATACGCGTCGGCCATGGTTTCAGCGAAGGCGTCCAGATGGGGCCGGTCATCTCCCCCGTACAGCACGACCGTGTCATGGATTACATCCGGCAGGGACAGGCGGCGGGTGCCAGCGTTGCCGCCGGCGGGACACGCATCGGCAACGAGGGCAATTTCATCGCGCCGACGATCCTGACCGGGACGACGCCCGACATGGCCGTCGTCCGGGAAGAAATCTTCGGCCCGGTCCTGTGCGCCATGAGCTTCGACGACGATGACCTTGACCGGATCGCGAAGCAGGCCAATGACAGTGCATTCGGTCTCGCAGGAAGCGTGTGGACGCGCGATGTCAGCATTGCCCACAAGATGGTGCGGCGCATCAGGGCCGGTCGCATTGGCGTCAACACGCACGGCTCCACCGACGCGGCAATTCCGACGGGTGGTTTCAAGCAATCCGGCTGGGGACGCGAGAAAGGCCATGAGGGCCTGAACCTGTATACCGAGACCAAGTCGGTCATCATGGCGTTGTAG
- a CDS encoding ABC transporter ATP-binding protein, which translates to MNQDESAPILEVSNLSVAFGDHEVVHDVDFRIGPSETLAVVGESGSGKSVTSMAVMGLLPANATRIRGSIRLEGREVVGAPPQALRRMRGKVASMIFQEPMMSLNPVLRVSTQIKEMLRQHRDLSDREATEEGIRLFDRVRIPDARRRFEDYPHMFSGGMRQRIMIAIALSCSPRLLIADEPTTALDVTIQAQILDLLNEVQRETGTSILFITHDMGVVANMADRVMVMRQGRTVETGSVHDVFKNPREDYTRMLIDSVPRLGEGAMRPRPATDVDLPRPVLSVRNLVTRFDVRGGALRRKVGRVHAVEGLSFDLQSAETLALVGESGCGKSTTGRSILHLNPADSGEVILEGKTIEPGNRKDLSDLRRNVQMIFQDPFSSLDPRQDIGSALAEPLLCHGLASAAQARDKARYLLDRVGLQASMISRLPHEFSGGQRQRICIARALMLDPKVIIADEAVSSLDVSVKSQVVDLLLDLQDELKLSYLFISHDIAIVERVSHRVAVMYLGEIVEVGPTKDVLARPKHPYTQKLMSAVPDPEPAADRHRRIGGPTIDLPSPLRPLDYVPPARTMREVGVDHFVSE; encoded by the coding sequence ATGAACCAGGATGAATCCGCCCCGATCCTGGAAGTCAGCAACCTCAGCGTCGCCTTCGGCGATCACGAGGTGGTCCACGACGTCGACTTCCGCATCGGACCGAGCGAGACGCTCGCGGTCGTCGGGGAATCCGGCTCCGGAAAGAGCGTGACTTCCATGGCCGTGATGGGACTGCTCCCGGCCAATGCCACCCGCATCAGGGGATCCATCAGGCTCGAGGGCCGCGAAGTGGTTGGCGCCCCGCCGCAGGCCTTGCGCCGCATGCGCGGCAAGGTCGCCAGCATGATCTTCCAGGAGCCCATGATGAGCCTGAACCCGGTTCTGCGGGTCAGCACACAGATCAAGGAGATGCTGCGGCAGCACCGCGACCTCAGTGACCGGGAGGCCACCGAGGAGGGTATCCGCCTGTTCGACCGGGTGCGTATCCCCGACGCGCGGCGACGCTTCGAGGACTATCCGCACATGTTCTCCGGGGGCATGCGCCAGCGCATCATGATCGCGATCGCGCTTTCCTGTTCCCCCAGGCTTCTCATCGCCGACGAGCCCACCACCGCGCTCGACGTGACCATCCAGGCCCAGATCCTCGACCTCCTCAACGAGGTCCAGCGCGAGACCGGAACCTCGATCCTGTTCATCACCCACGACATGGGCGTGGTGGCCAACATGGCAGACCGGGTGATGGTCATGCGGCAGGGCCGCACCGTCGAGACCGGATCGGTGCATGACGTGTTCAAGAATCCCCGCGAGGACTACACGCGCATGCTCATCGATTCCGTGCCGCGGCTGGGCGAGGGGGCGATGCGGCCGAGGCCGGCAACCGACGTCGATCTGCCCCGGCCCGTCCTGAGCGTGCGCAACCTCGTGACGCGCTTCGATGTGCGCGGCGGCGCCTTGCGGCGCAAGGTCGGCCGCGTCCATGCGGTCGAGGGGTTGAGCTTCGATCTCCAGTCCGCGGAGACGCTGGCGCTGGTCGGTGAATCCGGTTGCGGAAAATCGACCACCGGCCGCAGCATTCTCCATCTCAATCCAGCGGATTCAGGGGAAGTCATCCTGGAGGGCAAGACGATCGAGCCGGGCAACCGCAAGGACCTGTCGGATCTGCGGCGAAATGTGCAGATGATCTTCCAGGATCCTTTCAGCTCTCTCGATCCGCGCCAGGACATCGGCTCGGCCCTGGCGGAGCCGCTGCTTTGCCACGGGCTCGCCAGCGCTGCGCAGGCGCGCGACAAGGCGCGGTACCTGCTCGACCGCGTCGGCCTGCAGGCGTCGATGATATCGCGCCTCCCGCACGAGTTCTCGGGCGGCCAGAGGCAGCGCATATGCATCGCGCGGGCCCTGATGCTCGATCCGAAGGTCATCATCGCCGACGAGGCGGTGTCGTCGCTGGACGTGTCGGTCAAGTCCCAGGTCGTCGACCTCCTGCTCGACCTGCAGGACGAACTGAAGCTTTCCTACCTCTTCATCAGCCATGACATTGCGATCGTCGAGCGTGTCAGCCACCGGGTGGCGGTGATGTATCTGGGCGAGATCGTCGAGGTGGGACCGACGAAAGACGTCCTGGCCCGACCGAAACACCCCTACACGCAGAAGCTCATGTCGGCGGTTCCCGATCCCGAACCTGCGGCGGACCGTCACCGGCGGATCGGCGGGCCGACAATCGATCTGCCATCGCCGCTCCGGCCCCTCGACTACGTTCCGCCGGCGCGGACGATGCGGGAGGTCGGCGTGGACCATTTCGTGTCCGAATGA
- a CDS encoding IS110 family transposase: MSNITTIGLDIAKSVFQVHAVDSAGEIVVRRKLTRGRVLAFFESLPRCLVGIEACSSSHYWARELIARGHDVRLLPAQYVKLYLKRQKNDAADAEAICEAVTRPTMRFVPVKSPEQQSVMMLHRVRLMLNRQRTQISNALRSHLSEFGVVAPIGRNGIEQLLVVINDENDARIPADARLCLRMLEAQLRVVKQQILENDRRVRASARESELGRRLMEVPGVGPLLASAFVATVADPHAFRSGRCLSAWIGLVPKQNSSGGKERLGSISKAGNRYLRQMLVVGAMAVIRFAERNGTRRPWLVQLMARRTTKVAAVALANKTARMVWALMTGGERYREPTVT; the protein is encoded by the coding sequence ATGAGCAACATCACGACAATCGGTCTGGATATCGCGAAGTCCGTATTTCAAGTCCACGCAGTGGATTCCGCCGGCGAGATTGTCGTTCGCCGAAAGCTGACGCGAGGGCGTGTCCTCGCCTTCTTCGAGAGCCTGCCGCGATGCCTGGTCGGAATCGAGGCCTGCAGCTCTTCGCATTATTGGGCTCGCGAGCTGATCGCACGCGGCCATGATGTGCGGCTGCTGCCGGCACAGTACGTAAAGCTTTATCTGAAGCGACAGAAGAATGATGCCGCGGACGCTGAGGCGATCTGCGAGGCCGTGACCCGACCGACCATGCGCTTCGTGCCGGTGAAATCCCCCGAGCAGCAAAGCGTGATGATGCTGCATCGGGTGCGGCTGATGCTCAACCGCCAGCGCACTCAGATATCGAACGCGCTGCGGTCCCACCTGTCCGAGTTCGGGGTCGTGGCGCCGATCGGGCGGAATGGAATTGAACAATTGCTCGTGGTCATCAACGACGAGAACGACGCCAGGATACCCGCTGACGCACGGCTATGCCTGCGGATGCTGGAGGCACAGCTTCGGGTCGTGAAGCAACAGATCCTCGAAAACGATCGCCGGGTCCGGGCGAGTGCACGAGAGAGCGAGCTGGGTCGCAGGTTGATGGAAGTCCCGGGCGTCGGCCCGCTGTTGGCGAGTGCGTTCGTCGCGACCGTCGCCGATCCGCACGCCTTCAGGTCGGGGCGATGCCTATCCGCCTGGATCGGGCTCGTTCCGAAGCAAAACTCCAGCGGTGGCAAGGAGAGACTCGGCAGTATCTCCAAGGCAGGCAATCGCTACCTGCGACAGATGCTCGTCGTCGGAGCGATGGCGGTCATCCGCTTTGCCGAGCGGAACGGGACCAGGCGGCCGTGGCTCGTGCAGCTGATGGCTCGGCGAACGACCAAGGTTGCAGCCGTTGCGCTCGCCAACAAGACCGCTCGGATGGTCTGGGCATTGATGACTGGCGGTGAGCGCTACCGGGAGCCGACCGTCACATAG